AAATAACCTCTCATCATTACCTTGGTAACTGCACTtcgaccaatataaataacccctcaAAATCATTTTTCACTACATACTTTTCACtttttcctcaagaacactgaagaacagagCGTAAAAAACCCAGAAACTCGGACGATCTTGACGACTCATGGAATTTCTGCCCAGCCACTTAGCGTCTCAGAAATTTGCTCCAATCTAtattcaagtaagtttctcgAACTTTTTAGTCGCTGAAATGCCATATCTGTTTTATATCTGTTTCGGCCTttgagttcttgcatgttcttggAAAAAACCGATTTAGGGTAAATGGGTATGTAGATATGAGCACAGTTAGATAAGGAAAAAACACTACAGGAGGCCCAGGAATTGgcttgggagttaggattattgatttatgacgtaaaattgaagtaaaaattcgatttttaagcatgtagaaaaaactgagtttttcccgccctttcagagtcgaaaagtttttcctgaaaaaaatTTCACTTCCGTTTTTTAATCTGTTTTCCAAACTGTTTGCATAGAATTTCGTGTTTTTGTTaaaatgttgctggtcgtataaaagcctaacttttatacacgagcaatgttattctaacttttccactttcttggtcttttgactgtagattctcatctccctttCTCTGTTcatagattttcatgcacgacccatggggaggtgaaaggccgatcgacgacgacttgctcgcGCAGTTACTCGAAGATCAGGAACAGCCTTCGCTGCTAATCCCGGAAATTCCTTTTGCTCATAACCCTTTAAATAAACCTTCGATCAGTCCaacaaacatgggtcgagtaaaatccattgctcaaaagagaaagaaaacagCCACTCCTCCTACCaaacagcctgctcctcgggctgaaaatcCATCGACCAGCCCTCAGTCTGAAAACACTTCCTAGCCAAAAATCCAAAGCTTGCCTTCGAGATGTCcttcgaccagaggtcgaatggtacgctGCACCTCCTAGCAATATTACaactaggatggtagggaattaccTCAAGAATTACGGaattcctgggataaccctaatcaaaccatccatcgaccagcgggcaaacctgcctgggggcgccttcagcacctggtcgagatatcatattgaggcaggggcaaccgtgcctcttcatccatttttccagggggtggccaactatttcgaggtcgcccccttccaaatcaccccaaacggatatagagtgctctctgctctctatatTCTTTACAACCACAAGAAATGCCCGTTCCGACGCCACACGAGATCAATTATCTATTTGATCTCAAATCCAAacccaaccaaaacaacacggggttctttcacttctATCACCAAGAATCTgctcgcactttcctgagtgatattacccacaagtccaacgtgggaaagtacttctaggagtactttttaacaacgAATCTGGTCGCCAACAATCTAGctttcactgaaggaggtaagtTATTTATTCACTGGTCATTCATTTCCTTTAAATTTTCTATACACTCCTTAAAACCTTGGTGTTattcaggtccatggcaccgaccagctcctactccagagatggataTACGAGCAGTATCCCTGGCCAGTATGACCAATATAGAAAAAAGCGTTAAAGAGCTAGTCATAGAGAATAATCTAAGGTtggttggccttttggcccctcaccaggatgtgaagGAGTCAACTGCGGGAAGTGTTACCggtggagaagttcccgagcagcaccccgatgtgtcacaacctccaagGAGGAGGAAAACGGGAATGACTATCAGGGAACCTTCCATCACCCCGCGAGCAGCTGCTGCCCCTGCTCCACCAAGAAAGGGCAAGCAGAAGGTTTCTTTGCATCCCAAGCCTACTCTAgagtcttcggatgagaacgatactgaattctcactcttagacagtttcccattccctgtcatttatttgacggggatgacaaCATTAAATACACGCttaatttaaattcagacttcttcaagccagataatgagtgtagcagtagtacagtaaataatgtagcgaccagtagttgtagctcaggtattttacttataatttctttgCTCTCATTTCTTTGATTTAGCAAACACCTCTAATTATATTTCCTGACTGTTTGTATGTTTCCTTCCCTGCAGATATGCCTGTTGAGAGAGCCTTCGACCTGTACACCAATCCGGCGTGCAACAAAAAATCTAGTCGGCGCCGTCCTGGGGAGGGATGTAGCGACCCTTCTGCAAAGAGGGCTCGAACGGAAGACCCTCCTGCACCAACTCCTACCAAAGAGACAACTCCTCCCCCAACTCCTGTCAATCAAAATCCACCAGCTCCAGTCGACCAGACTCCTCCTGCAGCTCCTGCTGACATAACTCCTCCAGTTTCCACTGACCAGACACCTTCTGTCTTCCAGAAAAGCTCCAGGAGAAGCCCTTACAAAAGTAGTCCTCGGCTCAGCCAAggatagtgtaacgccctgctaattagggaccATTACCAactgtgtttaaaaccagtgctggacttgctaaacaagtcatttggactaaacatgtgattaagccactataGGTTTAGGtgttaaaacttttggtcaacttataaacattttcattaagttaaaaacatgttcttaacatgggatcccaaaaacatcagtttaaaaatCAATTACAATACTCAGGTTACATAATAAGCCAACCTAGgtggcaaaagctgggtttaaccctagttcccccaAGCATCTCGGTCGTGGTCGTcaagcagactgcatatgtacataccactgctaatgccctccgactcatggctggttgactcagcaagaaaacataatcaacagTTCATAGAATAAAACGACTATCAAGCAGTAATAACTAAAACTGGTGCGTTCATAAAATCAaactggagaccatagagtcacacaagtgcatgttgcactttccTTCAAGTtattggcatccgagccagtcaagtgcatgtcgcactcccagggtggcccagccatagtGGCCTGGACTCCaagtgcattatgccaatcttagtttataaactaagttctttaagccctttacttataagtcaagccaccacgtgcctccaacttataagttgaagctcTGGGACTCTCAACTTATAAGACGAGTCTCccagagcccatcatattcttaactgataagttgatccccacttaacaccctaataatactctagtttataaactaagcttcacagtcataacagacagtcacatgtttcatatagcatacttatcaacaatcacaatgcattataatacattcacatagcagtcataAGCATATTCATAATTATGAACATTGCAATGTACCTAATctgatattcacaaacataactataatcatgttcatcaccttgactaagctctaatcatgcattcacataacaggtgcagttttcttacctttggtccgtattCGAGTTACTAACGATGGCCCTtttgagtacgatccccgattcaagcctttagcgtaaacctagtcacaaccgtaataaggaagttccatcaacaacatgtaaataaaagcttccagaccaaatcttagcctccgggacatcgaattccacttaacaaggaagtagaatcgttCCCGAtcccaaatggttaagttcccaatctaaaaaCCTCATTAAGGCCAAATTTCCCCTTAAAGGCCACGGTCCCTCGCACCCGAGTCGCGGCCTGCCTCTAaatccagaggctcggcctccctggaatCCAACACACGCCACGGCCCGCCCCTGCCACTGAGCCCTGCTGGCTCAAAATTCCCttcgcaggccgcggctcatccccacgaacccagaattttctgggttttctgcagCCGAATCCAGCCAAAACCTATCCAATTTCATCCCAATCCTTCAATTCCCTTAGCACAATTTATAAATTCATTCCCACCAGTAAAACCCAACTATCTATCATGAtacaactcatcaaaatccccaaaattcaAACCCATGCCTAAAGTTCTAGAAAAGCTTCAACTAACTGAATTTAATTTTAGAGTTCAGagtaattcttacctcaaatggctGACTTATACTTCCAAGCTGCTCCTAGTTTAGTCTTGAACACCAAATCCCCAACTTCCTATGATTTGCTCCTTCAATTATCCAAAATCCCCAAATTTttccaaagagagaaagagagggagagagctacgggaaagagagggagagaaataATTTTCCTTCTTTGTTTCTTTCTGAATAAGTCTAGATTCCAGCTACCTAAGTCATATATCCCTTTCTACCAAAAAGTCCAAATCGCCCTTACCACTAATTTAAGTCCTCTAGTGACCTCAAGGGAAATTCCGTCAATTGCCACTTCTggtaattcctcaagtgtttctCTAAATCCCCAACCTCCACAAAGAAATAACCATTAAATCTCCCATTCCCCACTagttcccggtaatgtactaaattactaaaatacccccaagctcaccccgagcctggtattaagaccccgttgtgacttttccactaacttgctcatcgggatcgcctctcgtcgagtaacccaaatatatccacataataatgttgtctcaatcacacaaacacatatttgcatttataccccaaatgagtcaaattactaatatacccttcttataagaaatgggcccacatacacatatttaatatctctaacatacaagcatgattatattataatataatccacataataactcaattattgcctcccgacctcctaatccaggcactaagccatattaggaaatttgggatgttacagataGGCTGACAAGGCTAACAAAACACCGACGCAGCCGAGAGGCCATTCATGAGATTGAATCTATGGAGGTCGATCAGATCTTCAACTGTGAGCTGAACGAAGTGCTTAGCATTAGGCGCCGCTCTTATCGCACTTTACTAATTTATCTTGTCAATTTATTCCCACTAACAGTTTTACCTTTTTCTGGTTGCATGGGGGTTCTCACCATGAGCTCTGGTTGGCGGCGCTCGAGAGCAGTAACTGCTTAGTTTGAAAAGAGAATTAGTGATCAGCTCAGCATGGTTGAGGCCAATCATGCCGAGCAGCTAAAAATAATCGAGGCTAAGCACGCCGAGCAGCTCAAGGAGGTCGAGGTGAAGCATGCTGAGGCGTTGCAAATAGCTGAGGCCAAACTTGCCACGCTCGAGGAGGAGCTGAAGAAGAAAGAAGCATCAATACTAAGATCACTTCTTCCAAGGATAAGTACAAGGAAGCCTCATTGATAAACTATCGagaagcccacaagcttcaatAAGAGTTGGAAATCAGCCACAAAGAGGTTGCTGACCTTGAGGAGGCCAACGCGAGCAACCTGGAGAAGTAAGAGGGAGCAGCGTTCCAATGCTACTACATGTTCTGGAAAAGCAACCCTAAGGCTAACTTTACTTACCTACCAGACCATATAAGGGAGGCTGAGTTGGCGAGGTGCGTTACTCGCCTAGAGGAGGAGAAGGCTCAAGGGTCTCCCGAGATCTCTCTAGCAACAGGCATTGAGGGTGCCAACGAAGATGCTGGGGCCACAGTCGACCAGCAGCCTAAATATAATCCTTCGCCGCTTCATAAATTTATCtgcttttatttaaatttaacttGTAGTTTAAGACACATGAATTACGGTTTGTGCCGTCGAGacgatttatatttttattgctgcacgagTAGCTTTTCTCtttaacagacaattacatccgagcagtaactgcttgtggtgtaaaggatttctcttttgatattataatattttcattttactataacatatgttcgcatgatcgaacttagcattgcattttggtttgatttaacaaaattttgacaaatactctaagtaccgtagcatgctttcacttatttttctcatgtgtttacatatacttatatatatgctttgcttactagataccttatacacccccaagtgattgaggatctttaggtccttggtcacttgccttgaccaagacctgtttgaacattactgctcgtaataaaGATATATGaaaaacgataatatagcaaaacaacacacgtaatgagcaaatacttgtaataaatacaataattggcaagattgactagcagcgcacagtcccttttatttctcgtaatagatgggcaatcgtgtctgtacaagtgatcaaaatatgatcttacacttataagcgatcagttaCATGATTGAcaaacccttgttcataaacttgtaaaaagtaaatttaatacaagccaattctttaagaagaattgtttattgatagtacttgcgcaggtgttctccattccaatagcaaggaatgagatctccatttaagcgagcaagtttataatttcctggatggaggacttcttcaatttaatatggtccttcccagttatgtccaagtactccagcaacttgatcgcgggtgttaaggaaaactcttcttagtaccagatctcccacattaaattttctttcacgtactttagagttgaaatactgggagaccttttgttggtaagctgctactcggagttgggcttgtttgcgcctttcatcgaccaaatccaaagattccattaataactggctaTTAGTGTCTTGGTCGTATCCCTTCCTTTGATGtgatggcagatctaattcaacaggcaacatagcctcatatccataagccaaggaaaatggagtatgacctgttgttgttcgatgtgACATTCTGTACcactagaggacttcaggcaactgttctggctaGGCCCCCTTTGCTTCTACAAGCCTTTTTTTCaaagtatcctttagtgtcttattgacagcctcaacttgGTCGTTTTCCTGTGGATGagagactgaagaaaagcttttgataatccaatgcctttcgcaaaaatccatgaacaagtcactatcgaactgcgtaccgttgtctgagacaatttttcttggcaatccatatcaacatactatgttcttgaccacaaaatccagcactttcttggtcgttatggttgcaagtggctcagcttcagcccacttcgtgaagtaatcaacagttACCACGACATatttgacgttgccttttcctgtggcaaagacccaatcaaatatattccccacactgcgaatggccacgagcTTTGCATatgctttagctcattaggggtgcTCGTGGTATCTtagagaatctctgacacttgtcgcattttcaaAATAAATCCACAAAAtcttcgttcattgttggccaaaagtatccttgccttaggatcttctttgataaactctgccccccagcgtgatccccgcagaaaccttcatggacttctcgcattaattctttggccttttcttttgaaacacacattaggagtggcattgagtgccCTCTTCTGTATAGAATTCCGTCAACCAGAATAAACTGAGAAACCTGcctctggagggctcttgctttgtttctgtccgtcggtaACACTTCGtgcgtcaagtactcaatgaaaggtgccatccatgtatctgcttcCTGAATTACCAGCGAGGTTTCTTCTActttgatgcttggtgcggacagccgctcaacaggcactatattcaaggtgtcagcatcctttgcacttgctaatttggccaaagcatcagtgttTGAGTTATGATCGtgaggtatttgctggagagtatatcttTCAAATTGCGCCAAAAAATccattgctttgttcaaataagcaacaatcttcagacccctggcttgatattctccaataatttgattaactaccaattgagagtcactataaatttcaagtgactttatgttgatgtccctggctaatcgtaaacctgcgagcaacgcttcatactcaACTTCATTATTAGACGTTGTTTACCCGAAAATGGCTActtatgacgtggcaaggatttttcaTACATGGTTGACATGTGGCAGAGTTAAAGCGAAAAGGTGCTGTTCGATTTTCGACCAGATTCACATTTCTTCGTCAAGCgtaactattagatacgaccaggctggtcgtatgatttattttatttccttctaagattgtaatcctataataattacattaaatatttcctctttattaccttgatacgcaaatattaaggataattaaggcccattggcccatgtaaccccccttgagcctataaatatgcatgaaatagctcaaggaagggacggTTGGACTTTTACTTTTTGATATCTGAATCTTTTTCTGGAGTGTTGAGAGAAGgagagctatagtgtgattattcatcaTATTATTGGAATTccctcaaggtttgtgaaactcaagaaccctagttctctgatcacggctttgagattcaatattaataatagcacaaagtggatgtaggtcattaccattctttggggctaaaccactataaatccttggtgttttcttctttaccattaggttaaattcttaattgtcgttttatcttttgtcgtatatttgatcctgtgtcgttggccaaatcgagggtcaacattctggtgctttcattgagagattgacgAAAAGctataagaaaatctaatggcgaaaacatccaagaagactggacaggtcGCTGGTGCTGCATCATCCcgacctcctcccccaaatgtggctgagaatgaaccgcatttggaatttgaagaggaggagttagattccgaAACGCTGAGGGAAACACTAggagtgttgcaggatgagttggctaatctgagggccaatcaggagaatgctgcaAAGACAATGGCGCTGCAACAAAGAGAAATAGAGCACCAGCAGCATGAGCTAAATGAGCGGCAGACAGACATGGACCGTcggtagagggatgccatggaCGCTCTCGAAGTAGGCATCCAACTAGCTTGAAGTCAGGCCGCGCCAgcctctcaaccagatcagccgCTGATTGCGTCGACTCGGAgggctcccaatcctagtcctcccctccagccagcaagccctcaaaggcctgAGTAGCCgtctgtggctcaggatgatgtcccacctagggatcctgagcaacagcctccatcccaggctggtcgaggcaatccccagtgccCGAGGcaaaatagggtcgggcagctGCCCCGCAGCCCTAtacgcccaggggacgaagagccaataccaccgagcaggggacaacgtccttctgcgaACAGGAGgaacaacgagtcaggctctgcggtcaggggccccccacgacataacaatgcacgggggcCCAaagaccagcgcaggcctccccctgatgctcggGAAATTCCAGCCCGAGGGGGAAATAGCGTGAGTAGCCGACCATGTCGTAGTCAGCCACAGTTTAGAGAGGGTTACGATTATAATGAAGTTgactctggcagaggaaatgctggtcggggGAATGAGGAaaacctagagaaaataggcctgctagtcagaacgctggggggcaacccagacagCAGAACGTCTTTGATCGCTTAAGAGGTAGCAAGCAGAGACATAGGGACGATGATTTAAGGGAAGTACTTAATGATCGtcatgagaggcacgatgagtacgctccctcGGCACTGGTtgccccagcagtcccagaagctgttcaggctcaaattgatgctctgaaccaggcggtacaacagctggtcgggggacggacgtcccacatagagtacgatcagaggaggggcactccgtttgtgctaaggattgttgtggctgaaacccccagtaaattcaagatgccgatgctgccaaaatttgatgggtatggagacccagtatcttatgtaaacaagtttgagatacaaatggacattcagaaggtattAGATGATGCACGTTCCCGGATCTTCCCcgcgacactatctgacaccgcccaagagtggttctttaagttcccttctGCTAGTATAGTTTCTTGGAAGATGTTCGTGAAAgaattttacagacaattctatgtgggtggcatacaccccacagaggctaaccagctggtcgagatacgccaaaaggagggagagcccttgaaggaatatgtCCAGCTCTTCATGCGaacagcagctggagccaaaatggtgggtgatgaagg
This genomic interval from Humulus lupulus chromosome 8, drHumLupu1.1, whole genome shotgun sequence contains the following:
- the LOC133795713 gene encoding proline-rich receptor-like protein kinase PERK8 gives rise to the protein MDIRAVSLASMTNIEKSVKELVIENNLRLVGLLAPHQDVKESTAGSVTGGEVPEQHPDVSQPPRRRKTGMTIREPSITPRAAAAPAPPRKGKQKQTPLIIFPDCLYVSFPADMPVERAFDLYTNPACNKKSSRRRPGEGCSDPSAKRARTEDPPAPTPTKETTPPPTPVNQNPPAPVDQTPPAAPADITPPVSTDQTPSVFQKSSRRSPYKSSPRLSQG